The stretch of DNA ggcagatgcagggactgggagaatgaagacctttggcccactgtaggagaggatcaggttcgagaccatcttaagaacctgaacgtgcacaagtccatgggacctgatgaaatccatccacgggtcctgaaggagctggtgaatgaagttgctaaaccactgtccatcatatttgaaaaatcatggcagtcaggtgaagttcctgatgactggaagaagggtaatataacgccccattttcaagaaggggaaggtggaagacccggggaactacagaccagtcagtctcacctctgtgcctggcaaaatcttggagcgctttctcctgaaaagcatgctaaggcacatgaaaaacaacgaggtggttggtgacagccaacatggcttcactaaggggaaatcctgcctgaccaatttggttgccttctatgatggggctacagaactgatggataggggcagagcagttgatgtcatctacctggattgtgcaaagcgttcgacattgtcccccacaacatccttgtctctaaattaaagagacatcaatttgattgatggaccactcggtggataaagaattggctggatggccacgtgcaaagagttgtggtcaatggctcaatgtccagttggagaccagtaacgagtggtgtccctcgggtcagtgttgggaccgatcttgttcaacatctttgttgacATGGACATTGGGACTGAGCACACCCTCggcaagtttgccaacaacactaagttatgtggtccatttgatatgctggagggaagggatgccatccagagggaccttgacatgcttgtgaggtgggccaaggccaacctcatgaagtttaaccaagccaagtgcaaggtcctacacctgggtcagggcaatcccaggcacagctacaggttgggcggagaagagattcagggcagccctgcggagaagcacttgggggtgttggttgatgagaaacttaacatgagccagcagtatgcactcgcagcccagaaagccaacattatcctgggctgcatcaaaagaagcgtgaccagcaggtcaaaggaggtgatcctgcccctctactctgctctcgtgagacctcacttggagtactgtgtacagttctggtgtcctcaacataaaaaggacatggagctattggagcaagtccagaggagtgccacaaggatgataagagggctggagcatctcctgtatgaagagaggctgagaaagttggggctgttcagcctggagaagagaaggctgcatggaaacctcatagcagccttccagtatctgaagaggtctgacaaggatgctggagagggactcttcattagggactgtagtgacagaacaaggggtaatgggttcaaacttaaacaggggaagtttaggttagatataaagaagttctttacagtgagggtggtgaagcactggaacaggttgccgaAGGAAGTTGTcaatgttccatccctggcagtgttcaaggccaggttggacagagccttgggtgacatggtctagggtgaggcatccctgcccatggcaggggggttggaactagatggtcttcaggtcctttccaaccctcactattctatgattcctcaATGTTGACAAGGCAGGCATAGATGTTACTGATGGGTGGCACATACATTTGTCTCACTTCCTCCCCAATTTAAAATTTCTTCGTTTTACTTATATGTAAAGCATGACTAGCAGTCCACTGGTACCAAAAATGGCTTCCATCTCTCATAAGCTACACCCCAATTCTAGGAAACAGGAATAATTTCAAGGGTGATAATAGTCTAACACTTATTTTGTTACTGAAGAGGAGGCACTGAATtcaaaatataaatggaaaGATATAATTTTTCATGCTAATAATCCCGACTTTCATGAATACCaatgaaagaataaatttaaGACACATTACCTCAGAGATAAGATCCAAGATAATCTTTATACATTCCACAACTCTATCAGGTTTTCCACCAATAAGCACCACTCTATCAGTGGAATGAGGACAACACTCTTGGAAGAGCTTAATGGTGGTCTGAGTGTTCTgttgaagagaagaaaaaaaaccccaatcttCCAAAAGAAGGAATTCAACACAATTTCATAAacttaatgaaaacaaaacaggtaaGATAAAgactaaaacattttaaaagaaacaaagaaaccagACCATTAAACTTCAAGACATTTTAAGTGAATGCCTGCTTCTTAGTTCTTGcaacaaatttaattttatgatACTATATTTTTTAAGACCTGCAATGACATCAGTTCGTATGAAAAGCTAGCGAACATGAAAAAGTTTTTAACCTTTCAGTTATGGATCATCTACATGGTCATTTAAATCAAATATTAGCAAAAGGACCAGATATCCATTATAAGCTTATGGGTTCTATAAGCCTCCATATGCCATAAAAACATGCTTTGGATACAAGATAGCAGCATTGCCAGGATTATGTCTAGTCATCTTGCCTTATTCAGTCCACACAAATAGTAGCTTACACCTAAACTGACCTTTAATTGCCTTTGACACAATgccaggaaaggacagaaattaACACTCTAGATTCAGAGACCACTAGCTTTTTAGAACAAAACATGACTCCTTCACAAGGAATAGTCCTTCACAAAGTAAACAGTGGTATTGGAGGAAGCAGAACTTAAAACCCCACCCCATGCCACCTTTCTATAGCAATATTCAAACATCTATTAAATTATCATTTTTAGAGTTTATGGAAGTTCATCCACACTAAACCATTTCCCATGTCCAACACCACCAATATAGTCATCATTCAGCAGTTCATTTCAGAAGGAGTGATGaatggcattttaattttaaaaaatatcctttatttATCAAGATTACTGTTAATATGCTTAAAAGCTTTATTAAGTCCTAGGCTCTATTACCAACAGCCACTTTATTTCTGACTTTTTGCAAGAAAGTTGTAATAAGTAACTCAGATTGATCTCAGAACACATAAATTGTATATGAAATATGTTCTGAAGGAATTATTGCACATATGATGCTTGTACTCACTGTTTATGAACCCTAATCTGTTTATAGAATAAAAGTAGAATGTGAAAAGAATAGGAAACAGTACCTCTCTGAGTTCTTTGATTTTAGCACCCTTGACACCAATAATTCCTCCTGCTAGACTTTGGTGAATTAGAAGCCTTAATTCACAGTCAAAGTCACTACCTTTGTAGTGTTGATACTGTAAGAAAGATACATacaaggaaagaataaaatattagtCAAGGGAAAATAACAATTGAAAGCATCAAAATtctgggggagggggggtgttgttaagttttttttctccaagcaCCATGGTTTAACTTAATTTGTTGCTGAACTGTAATGCTGTATTTGCTATGATAGAATCACACCTATTTAAGTACTTTGCCTCAACATGAAGTGATGTCAATtagttttccttatttcttttatcattattattgtatAAAATTTTAAGGTATCAAACAGCACAACACACTTGCTTACAAAAGCCAAGGCAGGATGGAAATTACAATACAGCTACTTCAAACTGGAGACTAAATAAGCTAGGAGACAAGTGTTTTGAAGGGGAGGAGACTGTtccaaatattaattttctaagAAGAGATTATctccatcaaaaaaaaaaaaaaaaaaattgttttaaaatctaaatttatacttctaaagaagaaacaagCCTAAGGGACATACCTCTTCTAAAGTAGGGATAATCTTCTTCAAGATTTCTCCAATTGTCTCTGTATCTGCACTTATACTCAAGATGCTGTTAGAGGCCATAGTGTCAGAAAAGTAGTTTAGTATTCATAATCATATGCAAAATTCTAACAAGATTGACTACACAGAAGAATTTACAATTAATATTCCCCATTTAAAGTAAACCTGTTCACTGGATTTACAACACATGCATCTTTGTTTATGCCCAACATATACGCATGATGAATGTAAGATTAGGTAGGTCTTGCAGAAAGAGTGAGAGAGCATGAGCAAGCGAGAGCTTTTGGAAGGCTCAAATTAAGTGGGCAAGAAATCTAAGCAGAACTGGAAGTAGAAGTGAATATTCATGTTCTCCACCACCACTAATTTAGTGTACCCTTGCCATTACATTGGTAAAACTGGCACACCTTCTTGTAGAAAAAGTGGGGATATTCAAGTGGTCAACATTATATCTGGAGTAAGGCTGAAAGACTGGTTGGAAATTAGATTACTAATgggctctgcagaaaaggaatataaatgGGGGGGGGAGAACAAAACAACCTCTAAACAAAAACATAACACAAATGAGAAGCGAAGGAAAGTGAACTATAGTATTTCATCAGAAATAATTATGAACAATATTGGGGGGAGCAAAGTGGACCACAAAGAGCAAGAGACTCTTGAAACAATTTGAGTTATAATGCAGCGAATATGCAACACCTGAACCTGTGCTCCTtccattgaaataaaattagtgGTTTGTTTGGGTGGCCAACTCATGTAAAAGTTCAGTGACAAAAAGACTTAATGGggaaaataagacagaaaacaaacaaaaaaaaaaaaaaaaaaaaacaaaccacaattTCAAAACAATACATTGTCTATAAGGAGATACTATTTAATTATataaaaggtaataaaatacatttctctctttctaatCAGGCAGTGATGCATAAACTGTTGGGACATACCGCTCGGGGCCACTGCTGTCTGGGACTGAAACACTTGCATTGTACTGCATTGGTCATTGACGTTCGTGGATGTTGGCATTGGGCATGGGCATTCAATCAGAAGTTGTCAAGTATGGTACCCATTTGGCAATGGGCACATTTTTGGGCATAGCCAACCGGGGTTTTCACATTAGCGTTCAGGGGCGGATGGGCCAACGTCATGGTGGGCAACGCAGGGGCAAGTCGATCCAGTACATGGGTAACAGAGATACATGGCCAAAAaacaaggagagggaaaaggtggaaaagcaataaattttaatttaatataaacTATACTCATTACTCTCAGTTAACGAAACAAGCTTAAATTATTCTGAAGACTAACACAATAAAGAATTGCTACACTGACTGTGGCTTAACAGTATGGATATTAATGAGTTACTTTATCTGACTAAACTACTTTTTTAACATACTGATGTTTCAGTAGCAGGCTGGCTCATGAATGTAGACACAAAAACTGTTCAGATCCATATTACTGAAACCTTGGGCAAGTTGGGAAAGTTAGTATTCCAGACCAGTCAAACCATCTAGGCTTAGGcgatgtatttatttacttaaaacaaacacactaGCTGCCAAAGTTAGCAAGTGTATGTATGATTCCAGACCATTTCAGCTTAAACCTCAATTCTAGATACTATAGTTTGTGAACTTAGATGGAACCGATTCTGTAATGATATATTAGCAAATAATGTTGAACAGAGTCTTGCTTGAAAAAATTTGCTGAATTGTAGCTGATGATACAAGAGTGtaaacaaatgtaatttaagAAGCATTGCTaagttttataaatacataacaTTTATCCTGAACATGTGTCTAATCACAAGAGTCAACTCCCTATAAAATATGAATAGGTAAATAAGTCATGACCATTTCAAAATGCTTCCGagtaacagaataaaatgtttctttactGTTCTACACCCATAATTAAACCATTCAACCTTAACATGAATGTCTTTGTGCTTTATGTCCAAGCtattaaagtaaaaacaaaaggaccattatttttgttgttgaggtttgctttttttttttttttttaaaggaagtttaAGAATTCCTCTATCACTGGGTTAAACCAGCCACCTGCAATAGTTTTCAGTAGTACTATAACTGATTCACACATATGGGAAATGGTACAGTTAAGAATTTTAAGCTTTGCCAATATTTCTAATTAGAGATGTTAACTCATCTGAAGTGTGTAATTTAGTAAAACTCtgtttgaaagcaaagagaTTTAATATAAGCCTCTCCTCCCACATAATTTAAGCTGAGTTTTAATTACaacacaaatggaaaacaaagttaTCTCTTCAAGTAATTATTATAAATGACTTATAATTATTGTTGTCTAGATTTGAATTTCTCAATTTCTAGAAATGTATGCAATCAATTTTTCAATGTGGTGCTCTGAAAGAATTGGTGTTAAACTAATTCAAACTCATACATACTCACATCTGTACGAAGTGCCTTAATATTTTTGCCACCTTTTCCAATCACTGCTCCAGCATTctggaaaatagttttcagaaGTTACGTTATTTTAATACAGCACAGACTACATATTTGAACTGAAGACTAAGAACAATGCATCTATTTCAGCATTACCTTGTGAGGTGCATTTAGGGGTGaggcttgttttgcttttgaaaggtTCAAACTAAATCAAAACATAAACTGACATGGTTTTACCATGGGGGGGGGgtagggggtgggggggggtgtgtgtgtgtcaaaaCAGCTCTTACCATTTAACTttggaaagagataaaaatacccaataatattatttcaatttcaaattTAAGTTTCTAGGTAATTCTGCCTGCGTTAAAACTATCTCATAGTTAGAGTATGACTGAAAAAATGCCTTATGGGATTCCATGCATATTATGTAGGTCAAGGATTTTCctatttaatatatttacaaatTTCACTTTCACACTCCATACATTTGATAATTTCAAATGCTACTTTTGATTTAAACCTAGGTAACCCAACTGACCACTCAAGTAGGCACAGTCTGAAGCATGTAAAGCCAATATAAAGAATCACTATTCACCAGTTGCTAAAATTAACAGGAATAAACTCAGATATTCAAGAGGGGCAATTGTAAAACTACATCTTTACCAGGCTATTTCAAGAACTACATGCAAAATTATCGCTTTCATTATGCAGTTCACACATGATGCTACCACCACCACAAACATTTTGCGGCACTCTACATAACTTTACTATTCATCAGAAATGCCATGCAGAGTTAAGGTAACATTCCCCTGCCCTGACACAAAAGACTGAGTTACTTCAGACAGTACAAACGTGTAGTGACTGGAAACACTAAAGAGGTTTCATAAACAGCAATTTTACTGTGACAATTTATACTAGTCAATGAAGTGATTGCAATCCCTGAAACATTACTCCCATATTTACTCCTGTTGATACATATAGATTTAGTAAACCTGTGAAAATTACCAAAATCCTGAGGAAGTCCTCATCTTGCCTTTCATGTTTAATTTACAATCATAAGCTGATCATTCTCTAAAGACTAATACACAGTCTTTCCCCTGGGAACAAATATGTTCCACTCAAACATAAGAAAAGTGGCTTATAATTtctattgctttattttttcaattagtactcctttaaaaaaaaaaaacaaacaaaaaacaaagtaGTCCCATAGATCATTAAAGACTCATCCTCGACAAAATTTAGTGAATATCATCGCAATACACTACTATCATTCACGCAGACTTACAAATATTCccaagttattttaaataaagcacaCGTTCTTTATAAATGTACACCACAACATACACTTTGTCACCACCGTCTTAAGTAATGGTATGAGCAAGAACATTGCAATACTGAAAAAGCATACTTTGCTTTGAAGCAAGATGCGCAACTCAACCATCTCATCTGTATTCCGAGATCTTTTGAAGGCCTGTTCTTCTTCCATATCTTCTGCAGGGCGTTTGCCTGTAGACAGGTCCatggagggaggggggaaacacAGGATGGATGGACACAAACATATACTTAACTTTCTAAGGCACAATAAAATTGTATATTAAGCTAATGCACTGTATTCCTAATGAAGCATTCCCTCCTATTAGCCCAACGCTAACTTCTGACATCTACCCTGAGAATCTGTAGCACAGGAACAGGTTTTTACTTCATCAGTCTACATTTCGATTCACTATTGAAGACTCATTCCAAATCTATCAACTACAGTTGAAATGAGAATTTTGCAAACTTAGTGGAAAATTTACAATGTTGTTTAAATCAGTGCTGAATCACCTACCTGGTATTTCTTTTATGATTGGGAAAACCTTAAAGCCTGAAAGATCAAAAGTAGTTTGTCCAGTACTGAAATACTGGTGGGACAATaggaaagcagtattttaaatagctttgcAAAATTGGCATGAATCAACTCAATGCTAATGCCCTAACTATTCTTCACTAAttacatcaaaaaaaaaattcatttagctaataaagatatttcacatatatatacattccTTCAAACGACTGCAATGAATACAGTAATAGATATGCCTGACAGTATTTTTACATGACCACACTGTCCAGATGAGCAGTGAGTATTTagctattaaatattttcaaatccTTAGTTATAACTTTGAGTTACTTATGCCATGCCTAAAATgcccccaaagaaaaaaaatatgtatttgtgaTACAAAACCCATGTAAAACCATACAGcacacttaaaaattaaaatattaaatgcaaaaatactgcaaatataAACATTTGATACAGTTAAAGCATTCTGAAATAGCTGGAAACACCAAGACTTAAAAAGGTGTCCCAACCCCCATAAACGAGCCCTTTAAATAAATTACCATTTGTCTCTGTGTTGGTAAAGGTCTCCTCCTGTTGTTCAGTCTCCATTACCTCTTATTCTTAGGTGTGCAGATAAAACCTGTTGCAGAACAAAAAAGAGACAGTACACCTATTTTGGGCATGCGTGTGGGGTGTAAACTGTACATtgcactgaagggaaaaaacaaaaagatataCCCACTTCTAGAACTTACCAGTTTTATATATGCTTGCAGAGCAAAACTCAAGTGTTCTGGGCAGGATCAAAACCCAACAGCCTACTGCTTCAGAAGCCTATGAAAACAGCATATACCAGGCTCTGTTCACTTACAGGTCTGATTCTCGCTATAACTAAAAATGGGGGTTTGACCCAAGTTTTTgctgcaaagcttttctttataaatgagaaaacataaCAAGGCCAAACACATCACtaagagaagaaataacaataaagtCTGTAAACTTACAGATAAACAATCACAGTTTGAACAACTAGGGACTTGctcagttttcaaatatttgctaGTTTTAAGCAATCACGTTTACTGATGATTTTCAGGTATTTAATGTGAACAATTATCTAGTTCCCATTTTTATAATGTTATATAATACATATcttgaatttcctttttcagagaCACTGTATCAATCTGCTTATTGTTTAAACAATTTAGAGTAAAATTATTATAATCACCAGCATTAATTTTATAAGTTCTTTATCAACTCACTAGCAGACATTCTATCATGCCTTCCATTCAATATAACTtatgaacaaaaagaaattacacaAACCAAACTagaaaaattctgttaaaatacCACACTGCAGTTATGTATAACCTCTGCATACATGCACAAAGAATCTCAAAAGCAACTGAACTTTTTTGATTTTGTGAAACAGGTACCTCTTTcaagatctattttttttttaagtttacatGAGAATATTTGTAAAACACATTACAAatccaagcaaaaaaaatttgcaCCTTattctcttaaagaaaaaaaaaatcatttgcacAGATAACAGCCAAAGAATGCTATTTTCCCCCTTGGATtctggaagtattcaaaaaaCACGtacgaggccctcagtgacatggtttagtggtggtcttggcagtcctggggtaatggttggactttatgatcttaaaggtcttttccaacctagttaatTCTATAGGACAAGACGCTCTCAGTTACCGCGCTGTTGTGTAAATCGAGTTTGCAGAATTAAATTGACTAACgtaatgattttaaaaacatcgAAAATATAAAACGGCCATAGACATGAATAGAGGGCTAGGAGATGACGGCGCGTCTCTAACCCACTCCCTCCGGGACGAACGGCCCTTTCCACCTGGACACCTCCCCTTCCACAGCCTACGCGCAAGTCGCGCCACGGTCTGCTCGGACTCACGTTTACCTTTATTTCTTGCACGGCTTCCACCGCCCGCTACCGCAGAGCGCTCGGAAACCCAGCTCATACCCTAGGCGGACGGGGCAGCGTTACATAACCCCCGCAGGCCGAGGCCCACCTCTGCGGTGGCGGGGACCAGGGGAAATGGCGGCTGTTGTAATGGCGCCTACCCACTGCTAGGCGGAGCTGGGAGCCGAAAAACCACCACGCGGTCACCAGATTTCCCCCGCTTTACCCAGATAGACACAAAGGAGGCACTCGGTGGCCCCGACCCGAGCTCAAGTGGGGCCGACAGAGAGCAACGGCCCCGCCACAAGAACTCCGCCATTGCCCCTAAAAGCAGGCCCTACTGCAGAGCGCTCCCCAGTTGGTTTGGCACGGCTGCTTCTGCACAGGCAGAAGCTGAGAGcgccctccctcctcttcttcctctctgctcacCATAATTCCAAAAACTCGCCCCATGCAGTTACCCATTCACCCGGCCTTAGCACGTATCCGACAGTGCAGCCGGCCTTCACCACATCTCCACTCCGGGGGCCGCATCGTTTGGGCCACCATGCCCGCAATAAGGTCGCTGAGGTACGATGGTTGCTTGCAGAGACACAGATCACCCTTTTCGCCCTTCTCCTGAGAACAGATGGGCCCTCTTGGGCCCACAAGTTGCGCCAAGCCACTCTACATTAGCTAAGGAGTCACTCCCGGCCCCCTCCTTCTCCACACAgcagttccacccccccccccgccagcaGGGAAGAGCGCTGTCCCTACGGGAGCCCACAAAAATCCTGAGGCCTATCAGCGACTCAGGCCTCCCACGTTACTATGTCACCGCAGCATCGAGAGGGGCGCGATCAACAGCTCCGCTTCCCTCGGCCCAACTTAGCCCCCCCCCAGCACGCACACAACACATCCCATCAGCTACGCGCGCAAACCGCGCTTACCTACACCCACCAcgtatgaaagaaaaaagtgaacagTTCCTACCGCCAACACACACACCTCCCAGCACCTCCAGATGACTGgcccagccacctcctctcctccccctcgTGGGGACCCACTGCAGCCCCATTGGGCAAGACAGCTGCCTGTCAGGACAGAGATAGCCTCTAGTTCGCCCCGCCCTCCGTGTGGACCATAGTAAGACAAGGCCTCAGtataatgggggggggggggaagagcgATTTCTCCTGCATTGCTACAGTGTGCTTAAGTTGGTTATTTGTTTTACTTGCCTGATAGGAGCTACGAGAAGAGGGGTAACAACAGTGGAGACAATGGAAGGCGGTAAAGGAGAGCGAGAGGGACTGCAAGgcttgtttgtgtgtgtgtgtgtgtgtgtgtgaaaatggCGTCTGCGAGCACTGCGCCTTGTGCTTGTATCCTAACATTGGAGAAGGCGGGGCAGGATTCTTGCAGTGCTTAAAGGCGTACGTGGTTCCACGCTGCCTATTGGCTGTTGGGTTGTGTAGGGGTTTTGGGGGACTGTGTCCAGAgaacagatgtatttttttcttccttcccacccaCAACTTGGGTGAGCGGAGGCGGGTTGCCCTGCTGGTTCTACCAGTTCATTTAGCACCACCCCTGTCCTGAGGGTAGGGTGCGGGGGAAGGGGCTTGGGCTCTAGTCAGCTTGTTTGAGGAGTAGGGAGGTATGCGTCCCCTACCTGATGTGACTCTGGTGGGGCGGGCCATTTCCCCTCGGCGTCCATCGCTGTCTCCACTGCAGCTAGTCGGTGCCTGCAGGGATGCGGGGCGACAGCTGGCCTCGCTGCCCCCGGGGGTCATGGCACAGGATAGCAGCACGAAGCGGTTGACAGGCTGCGCAGCCGAGATGAGAAACTTCTAATAAACAGCGTGATGTTCTGGTCCTTACCTTATAGGAGGCCCACGGATTTAGACCTATCGATGAGTAAACAAATGGATTATTTCTCTTAAGTAACTGtatgtgtttttttctaaatggtGGAGTTTTGGGGAGAACTTTAAGGCACGGTATTTTTTCTTAGCTGCAGGTTATACCATCAGAAGACAAGCCTTGTGTTTCTTAACTATTCttacagtaatttttctttggtGTAATTCTGAAGGGAGGTTGAGCTCCATGCTCAT from Strigops habroptila isolate Jane chromosome W, bStrHab1.2.pri, whole genome shotgun sequence encodes:
- the LOC115619134 gene encoding heterogeneous nuclear ribonucleoprotein K-like isoform X5 translates to METEQQEETFTNTETNGKRPAEDMEEEQAFKRSRNTDEMVELRILLQSKNAGAVIGKGGKNIKALRTDYNASVSVPDSSGPERILSISADTETIGEILKKIIPTLEEYQHYKGSDFDCELRLLIHQSLAGGIIGVKGAKIKELRENTQTTIKLFQECCPHSTDRVVLIGGKPDRVVECIKIILDLISESPIKGRAQPYDPNFYDETYDYGGFTMMFDDRRGRPVGFPMRGRGGFDRMPPGRGGRPMPPSRRDYDDMSPRRGPPPPPPGHGGRGGSRARNLPLPPPPPPRGGDLMSYDRRGRPGDRYDGMMMQCHVDACDDMQPPELGAVVHMETLVDPSSQHK